In the Streptomyces sp. BHT-5-2 genome, one interval contains:
- a CDS encoding GGDEF domain-containing protein, with the protein MPAWTDQLRFAFQPVVNLATGTVAALEPLARPEDGETDLLTRARHCPELDAELAALAVRAAAEQETPLPLHVNVFAGTLARRPGLASLGEAVRDVGRRPWEITLDLVGPFGPVPERELLTAVAGLRDAGYRICADGVGDGDLPLRLLGELSPHLVKLDRSLCTRLERDPGRQAAVAAMRELCDRVGGLLAIEGVETERQYMAVREAGVQLAQGNLFAPPARRATAEVYLPASHPPPVSGRPAPDRPPSGPPVAQFLQPAALLPMEASAGAVRSHLTGFPEVSGVLLVDAEGVPVRAIDRDRFLLSLSGRYGHALYADRPALRLADRPRTVGVDATAWQVLDMIADGERDRTGDDVAVVDEHGRCIGVVHLADILRALAESRVEEAARLNPLTRLPGSDAVNAEVDRRVAEGREFALSWLDVDGFKQVNDGAGFAAGDELIRAVGRTLAEVAVDEPGCRVGHIGGDDFLVLAEPDGLEPFAKALLDVDWSAGEMPVTLSLATVVCPPGSVTGHGPAAAALAPLKKAAKELPGASWVVGRPGTERTEVRRGAAARVPGPAGAKEAAGGAVAEADAGSPARP; encoded by the coding sequence TTTCCAGCCCGTGGTGAACCTCGCGACCGGCACGGTCGCCGCGCTGGAGCCGCTCGCCAGACCCGAGGACGGCGAGACCGACCTGCTGACCCGTGCGCGCCACTGCCCCGAACTGGACGCCGAGCTGGCCGCGCTCGCCGTCCGGGCCGCGGCGGAGCAGGAGACGCCGCTGCCCCTGCACGTCAACGTCTTCGCGGGGACGCTCGCGCGCCGGCCCGGGCTGGCGTCGCTGGGCGAGGCGGTGCGGGACGTGGGGCGGCGGCCGTGGGAGATCACGCTGGATCTGGTCGGGCCGTTCGGTCCGGTCCCCGAGCGGGAGCTGCTGACGGCGGTGGCGGGGCTGCGGGACGCGGGCTACCGGATCTGCGCGGACGGGGTCGGGGACGGCGACCTGCCGCTCCGACTGCTGGGTGAACTCTCGCCGCACCTGGTCAAGTTGGACCGTTCGCTGTGTACGCGGCTGGAGCGCGATCCGGGGCGGCAGGCGGCGGTGGCCGCGATGCGGGAGCTGTGCGACCGGGTGGGCGGGCTGCTGGCCATCGAGGGGGTGGAGACCGAGCGGCAGTACATGGCGGTGCGGGAGGCCGGGGTGCAGCTGGCACAGGGGAACCTCTTCGCGCCGCCGGCGCGGCGGGCGACGGCCGAGGTGTATCTGCCGGCCTCGCATCCGCCGCCGGTGAGCGGCCGGCCGGCCCCGGACCGCCCGCCGTCGGGGCCGCCGGTGGCGCAGTTCCTCCAGCCGGCGGCGCTGCTGCCGATGGAGGCGTCGGCGGGCGCGGTGCGCAGCCATCTGACGGGGTTCCCGGAGGTGTCGGGGGTGCTGCTGGTGGACGCGGAGGGGGTGCCGGTGCGGGCGATCGACCGCGACCGCTTCCTGCTCTCGCTCTCCGGGCGGTACGGGCACGCGCTGTACGCGGACCGGCCGGCGCTGCGGCTGGCGGACCGGCCGCGGACGGTGGGCGTCGACGCCACCGCCTGGCAGGTGCTGGACATGATCGCCGACGGGGAGCGGGACCGTACCGGGGACGATGTGGCGGTGGTGGACGAGCACGGCCGCTGCATCGGGGTGGTGCATCTCGCGGACATCCTGCGGGCGCTGGCCGAGAGCCGGGTGGAGGAAGCGGCGCGGCTCAATCCGCTGACCCGGCTGCCCGGTTCGGACGCGGTCAACGCCGAGGTGGACCGGCGGGTCGCGGAGGGCCGGGAGTTCGCCCTGAGCTGGCTGGACGTGGACGGGTTCAAGCAGGTCAACGACGGGGCCGGGTTCGCGGCGGGGGACGAGCTGATCCGGGCGGTGGGGCGGACGCTGGCCGAGGTGGCGGTGGACGAGCCGGGCTGCCGGGTGGGGCACATCGGCGGGGACGACTTCCTGGTGCTGGCCGAGCCGGACGGGCTGGAGCCGTTCGCCAAGGCGCTGTTGGACGTGGACTGGTCGGCGGGCGAGATGCCGGTGACGCTGTCGCTGGCGACGGTGGTCTGCCCGCCCGGGAGCGTCACCGGCCACGGCCCGGCGGCGGCCGCGCTGGCGCCGTTGAAGAAGGCCGCCAAGGAACTGCCGGGGGCGAGCTGGGTGGTGGGGCGGCCGGGGACGGAGCGTACGGAGGTGCGGCGCGGGGCGGCCGCGCGGGTGCCGGGCCCGGCGGGCGCGAAAGAGGCGGCGGGGGGCGCGGTGGCGGAGGCGGACGCGGGGTCCCCCGCGCGGCCTTGA